From one Pedobacter faecalis genomic stretch:
- a CDS encoding PAS domain-containing protein, giving the protein MLRLENVQLVYNSIPTACVIMRPDKPRFTIATANRAFLAATHTKSEDIIGQSFFEAFPANSTDDSRLQTFQHALDQVMEQKSAQVMRQHRYDLPHTDEAAGRARYWDIEMYPLLDSQGEVQYIVQSSVDITSLVEAEKKVKDSNERYEYINKATNDAIYDWDLESNHIHWGDAFFRLFGYEENTYFPIERWAKLVHPEDVLSVTDSLNQTLADTHKSSWAASYRIRRLNDTYAFVEENGYILRDKHGRAVRMIGVIKDVTERVEVSWTQAHLLRAPLARILGLIQLLDDPGDRESTRQVLNYLRTSATDLDCIVRELINKSQHRLKNG; this is encoded by the coding sequence ATGCTAAGGTTAGAAAATGTTCAATTAGTTTATAACTCCATACCGACGGCATGTGTAATTATGCGGCCCGACAAGCCGCGCTTTACTATTGCGACTGCGAACAGGGCTTTTCTAGCAGCTACGCACACAAAATCTGAGGACATTATTGGTCAAAGTTTCTTTGAAGCTTTTCCAGCGAATAGCACCGACGATAGTCGCCTGCAAACTTTTCAGCATGCCCTTGACCAGGTTATGGAGCAAAAGAGCGCACAGGTAATGCGGCAGCATCGTTATGATTTACCGCATACGGATGAGGCTGCCGGCAGGGCGCGTTACTGGGACATCGAAATGTACCCCCTGCTGGATTCGCAGGGAGAGGTGCAGTATATTGTGCAGAGTTCTGTAGATATAACATCGCTCGTTGAGGCTGAAAAGAAAGTGAAGGATAGCAATGAGCGCTATGAATATATTAACAAGGCAACCAACGATGCTATATATGACTGGGACCTGGAAAGTAATCATATTCACTGGGGCGATGCTTTCTTCCGCCTGTTTGGTTATGAGGAAAACACCTATTTTCCGATAGAACGATGGGCAAAGCTGGTTCATCCCGAAGATGTGCTGAGCGTTACGGACAGTTTAAACCAGACTTTGGCCGATACGCATAAGAGTAGCTGGGCGGCCAGTTATCGTATAAGACGGCTGAATGACACGTATGCTTTCGTGGAGGAAAATGGTTACATTTTGAGGGATAAACATGGCCGCGCGGTAAGAATGATTGGCGTGATCAAGGACGTGACGGAGCGTGTAGAGGTAAGCTGGACGCAGGCCCATCTGTTGCGTGCGCCGCTGGCACGCATACTGGGCCTTATACAACTTCTCGACGATCCTGGTGACCGGGAGTCGACCCGCCAGGTGCTTAACTATCTGCGAACCTCGGCAACCGATCTGGATTGTATTGTGCGTGAGCTTATTAACAAAAGTCAACACCGCTTGAAAAATGGTTAA
- a CDS encoding MBL fold metallo-hydrolase, translating to MVGRPGGDWVLIDAGMPGSGPTVLKVAEERFGKDNPPKCIALTHGHFDHVGGLTYLLEHWGVPVYAHINEFPYLNGSHAYPEPDPSVEGGLLAKIASIYPHEATNVASALHELPHHDRMPCFSEWSWISTPGHSPGHVAFYREDDGVLISGDAVITVRQDSLYNVLLQKEEVNGPPRYFTSDWDASRQSALTLAELNPSLMISGHGQFMEGEELRAGLQKLAAEFDEIARPAYGKYTD from the coding sequence ATGGTGGGCAGGCCGGGGGGCGACTGGGTGCTTATCGATGCAGGAATGCCAGGCAGCGGTCCAACCGTTTTGAAGGTAGCTGAAGAACGCTTCGGAAAAGACAACCCGCCAAAGTGTATAGCGCTCACGCACGGACATTTTGACCATGTAGGCGGACTTACTTATCTGCTCGAGCATTGGGGGGTCCCGGTATACGCACACATCAATGAGTTTCCTTACCTAAACGGGTCGCATGCTTATCCCGAGCCCGATCCTTCAGTAGAAGGTGGCTTGCTTGCGAAAATTGCATCCATATATCCGCACGAAGCCACCAACGTTGCTTCTGCACTGCACGAATTGCCGCATCACGATCGTATGCCCTGTTTTTCCGAGTGGAGCTGGATAAGCACGCCCGGACACTCGCCTGGCCATGTGGCATTTTACCGGGAAGACGACGGTGTGCTCATTAGCGGCGATGCCGTGATCACGGTGCGCCAGGATTCCCTATACAACGTACTGCTTCAAAAAGAAGAAGTAAACGGTCCGCCCCGTTACTTTACTTCCGACTGGGATGCGTCCCGGCAGTCTGCCTTAACATTGGCCGAATTGAACCCAAGCCTGATGATATCAGGTCACGGTCAGTTTATGGAAGGCGAGGAGCTTAGGGCCGGACTACAAAAGCTAGCCGCTGAGTTTGACGAGATTGCCCGGCCAGCATACGGAAAATATACAGACTAG
- a CDS encoding zinc-dependent alcohol dehydrogenase has product MSESMKAALKTAEGKFEVKEVQRVQIPAPDWVLARVRVSGICGTDLRHWEKHEPELECKIMGHELAGEVVEIGSEVKNVKPGDRVVIETLLGDGTCDWCRVQQYNLCPNLYNVRMETVSRAFAEYLIGPATKFHKLPDHVSFEEATLLDTFSVSLHAQHLSGLHINDKVVVIGAGPIGLGQLQLAKASGADVLIIDVVESSLRVGGADPHRRQGSHRRRIRKRQDAHGDRLAKSADERDSAYSERKLFFLGHLS; this is encoded by the coding sequence ATGAGTGAGTCAATGAAAGCCGCGCTCAAAACAGCGGAAGGCAAATTTGAGGTCAAGGAAGTACAGCGGGTACAAATCCCGGCGCCCGACTGGGTGCTTGCACGCGTACGGGTCTCGGGTATTTGTGGTACCGATCTGCGTCATTGGGAAAAACATGAGCCAGAGCTGGAATGTAAAATTATGGGCCACGAACTCGCCGGTGAGGTGGTAGAAATAGGTTCGGAGGTGAAGAACGTGAAGCCCGGCGACCGTGTCGTTATCGAAACGCTGCTGGGCGACGGCACCTGCGATTGGTGCCGGGTTCAGCAATACAACTTGTGCCCAAACCTGTATAACGTTCGCATGGAAACCGTGTCACGTGCTTTCGCGGAATACCTTATCGGACCGGCCACGAAATTTCATAAACTTCCCGACCATGTAAGCTTCGAAGAAGCCACACTTCTGGATACTTTTTCGGTAAGTCTGCACGCACAGCATCTAAGCGGCCTGCATATCAACGATAAGGTCGTTGTTATTGGCGCAGGACCTATCGGATTGGGGCAACTGCAGCTCGCCAAAGCGTCCGGAGCTGATGTGCTCATTATCGACGTCGTGGAGTCGTCGCTGCGAGTCGGTGGAGCTGACCCGCATAGGCGGCAAGGTAGTCATCGTAGGCGGATTCGAAAAAGGCAAGATGCCCATGGAGATCGACTGGCAAAGTCTGCAGATGAAAGAGATTCAGCTTATTCCGAGCGCAAGCTATTCTTTCTGGGACATCTATCCTGA
- a CDS encoding ABC transporter ATP-binding protein — MAKLPGEAINTGLLRRIFRYVKPYRRTFIWAIVLTILLALIAPVRPFLIQYTLDHHIMTGDYAGLLSITILMLVLLALQTLFQFSHTLLTNTLGQSAIRDLRIDVFNHITRLRLKYFDNTPIGQLITRTVSDLETIAEIFSEGLIVIIGDILMVIVIVGVMVYKDWMLTLVVLLPMPLLIIATAVFQRAIKAAFQQVRTEVSNLNTYLQEHITGISIIQYFAREEQEYKKFVGINKRYRDANIRSNWYYSIFFPVVEIISAMSLGLLVWYGSRSILAKPLVVTPGIIAEFILYISMLFRPIRELADKFNTLQMGMVGAERVFKVLDNQEITENKGTFMPAKLNGHISFKNVWFAYNADNYVLKDISFEVEPGKTVALVGATGAGKSSTINILSRFYEINKGEISIDGTSIQDYELNYLRRNIATVLQDVFLFSDTIFNNITLNNPDISMEAVVDAAKKVGAHDFIQRLPGGYQYNVMERGATLSAGQAQLISFIRALVYNPAVLVLDEATSSVDTETEMLIQNAIDNLMQGRTSIVIAHRLSTIQKADKILVLDKGEIKEMGTHQQLLKLNGYYKRLYELQFSSAGISAG, encoded by the coding sequence ATGGCTAAACTACCCGGAGAAGCGATAAATACAGGATTGCTCAGGCGAATCTTTCGGTACGTCAAACCCTACAGGCGCACTTTTATCTGGGCTATTGTGCTAACCATCCTGCTGGCCCTCATTGCGCCGGTACGCCCGTTCCTTATACAGTACACGCTCGATCACCATATTATGACGGGCGACTATGCCGGACTGCTCAGTATCACCATCCTGATGCTCGTGCTGCTCGCCCTGCAAACCCTTTTTCAGTTCAGCCATACACTGCTCACCAACACACTGGGGCAGTCGGCCATACGCGATCTTCGCATAGACGTGTTCAATCACATCACCAGGCTCAGGCTCAAATATTTCGACAATACGCCGATCGGTCAGCTTATTACACGGACGGTGTCCGACCTGGAAACGATCGCTGAAATCTTTTCCGAGGGACTGATCGTCATCATAGGTGATATCCTGATGGTAATCGTTATCGTTGGGGTGATGGTTTATAAAGACTGGATGTTAACCCTCGTCGTGTTATTGCCCATGCCGCTGCTCATTATCGCAACTGCAGTTTTTCAGCGCGCCATCAAAGCAGCATTTCAGCAGGTAAGGACCGAAGTATCCAACCTGAACACCTATCTTCAGGAACATATCACGGGCATTTCCATTATACAGTATTTTGCCCGTGAAGAGCAGGAATATAAGAAGTTTGTGGGCATAAATAAGCGCTACCGCGATGCCAACATCAGATCTAACTGGTATTACAGCATCTTTTTCCCGGTAGTGGAAATCATTTCCGCCATGTCGCTCGGTCTGCTCGTGTGGTACGGCTCCCGAAGCATACTGGCCAAGCCCCTGGTGGTCACCCCCGGTATCATTGCCGAATTTATTTTGTACATCAGCATGCTTTTCCGGCCTATCCGCGAACTTGCAGATAAGTTTAACACCTTGCAGATGGGTATGGTAGGCGCCGAAAGAGTGTTCAAGGTGCTCGACAACCAGGAGATCACGGAAAACAAGGGCACATTCATGCCGGCCAAACTAAACGGACACATCTCCTTTAAGAACGTCTGGTTCGCCTACAACGCCGATAATTATGTGCTTAAAGACATTTCTTTTGAAGTAGAGCCGGGTAAAACCGTAGCACTTGTAGGGGCTACCGGCGCGGGAAAGTCGTCCACCATCAATATACTTAGCCGCTTTTACGAAATCAACAAAGGCGAAATCAGTATCGACGGTACGTCCATCCAGGATTATGAGCTTAATTATCTCAGACGCAACATTGCTACCGTCCTCCAAGATGTTTTTCTGTTTTCCGACACCATCTTCAATAACATTACGCTCAACAACCCCGACATTAGCATGGAGGCCGTTGTAGACGCCGCAAAAAAGGTAGGTGCGCATGACTTTATCCAGCGTTTACCAGGCGGATACCAATACAACGTCATGGAGCGCGGAGCCACATTATCTGCCGGGCAGGCGCAGCTCATCTCGTTCATCAGAGCGCTGGTGTACAATCCTGCTGTGCTTGTGCTCGATGAAGCAACCTCTTCCGTAGATACGGAAACAGAAATGCTCATTCAAAATGCTATCGACAACCTGATGCAGGGTCGTACCTCTATCGTGATCGCCCACCGCTTGTCGACCATACAAAAGGCCGATAAAATACTGGTGCTCGACAAAGGCGAGATCAAAGAAATGGGTACACACCAGCAACTGCTCAAACTAAACGGCTACTACAAACGCCTCTACGAACTTCAGTTCAGTTCAGCAGGCATCTCCGCAGGCTGA
- the truA gene encoding tRNA pseudouridine(38-40) synthase TruA translates to MQRYFIELSYNGTAYHGWQIQPNAITVQQRLDKALSVYFRQTVATLGCGRTDTGVHATQFYAHFDLDSASACPEIDVTGVNALLPYDIAVSRIFEVANDAHARFDATSRTYHYHIHFQKDPFKIDRSWLYKGRLDVDRMNQVAAVLPEYTDFSCFSKSNTQTFTNNCRLTKAVFTEHSGGLQFTIQADRFLRNMVRAVVGTLIRVGKGEIDLQGVRTILESKNRSAAGQSVPACGLYLTEVQYPYIDNAHINNAHG, encoded by the coding sequence ATGCAGCGCTACTTTATTGAGCTTTCATACAACGGAACCGCATATCACGGCTGGCAGATACAGCCGAATGCCATAACTGTGCAGCAGCGGCTTGATAAGGCGCTGAGCGTGTATTTTCGCCAAACAGTGGCTACCTTAGGCTGCGGACGTACCGACACCGGCGTTCATGCCACTCAGTTCTACGCTCATTTTGATCTAGATAGCGCGTCTGCCTGCCCTGAGATTGACGTGACCGGTGTAAACGCCCTGCTGCCCTACGATATCGCCGTAAGCCGCATCTTCGAAGTCGCAAACGATGCACATGCAAGGTTCGATGCCACAAGCCGTACCTATCATTATCATATCCATTTTCAGAAAGATCCTTTTAAAATCGACAGGTCTTGGCTCTACAAAGGGCGCCTGGACGTCGACCGTATGAACCAAGTTGCAGCGGTTCTACCCGAGTATACAGATTTTTCCTGTTTCAGTAAGTCCAATACCCAAACCTTTACCAACAACTGCAGGCTTACAAAGGCTGTATTTACGGAGCATTCCGGCGGACTACAATTTACCATTCAGGCCGATCGCTTTCTGCGCAACATGGTGCGCGCCGTTGTAGGTACCTTGATCCGGGTGGGGAAAGGTGAGATTGACCTTCAAGGCGTCCGGACCATTCTGGAAAGTAAAAATCGCAGCGCGGCAGGGCAGTCAGTTCCCGCATGCGGACTGTACCTTACCGAAGTGCAATACCCTTATATAGACAATGCTCATATAAACAATGCTCATGGCTAA
- a CDS encoding DUF4293 domain-containing protein: protein MIQRIQSIWLFLAAITMFLMLALPILSVQGEGVETWLKGSGIYTLTEAGETQSTAATPLLITIVITGILFFVNIFNFRNRALQRRITGICMVLILVACGWMYYYASMIAGSTFNYGAGLFMPVLGLIFSLLTMRGIRKDEQLLKSADRLR, encoded by the coding sequence ATGATACAGCGGATTCAATCGATATGGCTCTTTCTTGCGGCAATCACCATGTTCCTGATGCTTGCTTTGCCGATTCTTTCGGTGCAGGGGGAGGGCGTTGAAACCTGGCTGAAAGGTTCGGGCATTTATACCTTAACTGAAGCTGGCGAGACTCAAAGTACCGCTGCTACGCCATTGCTGATCACCATTGTTATTACCGGAATACTATTCTTTGTAAACATATTCAACTTCAGAAACCGGGCGCTTCAACGCCGCATTACGGGCATTTGTATGGTGCTGATCTTAGTGGCCTGCGGCTGGATGTATTACTATGCTTCTATGATCGCAGGCTCGACGTTTAACTATGGTGCGGGCTTATTTATGCCGGTACTCGGACTTATATTTTCGCTGCTTACCATGCGCGGAATAAGGAAAGACGAGCAGCTGCTGAAGTCGGCCGACAGACTCAGATAA
- a CDS encoding DEAD/DEAH box helicase, which yields MINPFSNLGISDDVVSAVKDLGFENPTPIQEQSIPVLLEGNNDFVGLAQTGTGKTAAFGLPLLELIDFSSKKPQALVLCPTRELCLQITSDIRNFSKNIPGANIVAVYGGANIMQQLREIRIGVQIVVATPGRMLDIIGRKAIDFSNVKYVVLDEADEMLNMGFQEDINDILSTTPDDKKTWLFSATMPPEVRRIAKNYMDEPVELTMGTKNTGNVNIEHEYYVVRARDKYAALKRIVDFNPEIFGVVFCKTKLDTQDVAEHLIKDGYNADALHGDLSQQQRDKVMQRFRDRSMQLLIATDVAARGIDVNNVTHVINYSLPDEIESYTHRSGRTGRAGKTGISICIVNSKEIGKIRQIERIIGKKFTKADLPTGFDVCEKQLFALVHKVHNVEVNESQIEQYIPRIMDEFAELSKEEVIKRFASLEFNRFLEYYKNAPDLNSTDADRGDRVERGERSDRGRRANDGYTRLFINIGSVDDLTRGDLLSFICNNGKISGKSVGKIDLKGVYSFFEVEDSAVSALFNNFNGVEFSGRGVRIERTGETEGGSSRGRSDRGGYGERRSSGRRDGGSRSGRRDGGSGGGFRDFSGKSREERSSGRRDSGKRRF from the coding sequence ATGATAAACCCATTTAGTAATTTGGGGATAAGTGATGATGTTGTTAGTGCCGTAAAGGATTTAGGTTTCGAAAATCCTACGCCGATTCAGGAACAAAGTATTCCTGTACTGTTAGAGGGCAATAACGATTTTGTTGGTTTGGCCCAAACAGGAACAGGAAAGACAGCCGCATTTGGCTTGCCCCTGTTAGAATTAATTGACTTTTCAAGCAAAAAGCCGCAGGCACTGGTCCTGTGCCCTACCCGCGAGCTTTGCCTGCAGATTACAAGCGACATCCGCAATTTCTCTAAAAACATTCCTGGTGCTAATATTGTAGCCGTTTACGGCGGAGCAAATATTATGCAGCAGCTTCGTGAGATCAGGATTGGTGTGCAAATCGTGGTCGCCACACCCGGCCGTATGTTAGACATTATCGGCCGTAAGGCCATAGACTTCAGCAATGTGAAGTATGTGGTGCTCGACGAAGCTGATGAGATGCTCAATATGGGCTTCCAGGAGGATATCAACGATATCCTCTCGACAACCCCTGACGATAAAAAGACCTGGTTGTTTTCTGCTACGATGCCCCCTGAGGTACGCCGCATAGCGAAAAATTACATGGATGAGCCTGTAGAGCTTACCATGGGTACAAAAAACACTGGTAACGTGAACATTGAGCACGAGTACTATGTGGTGAGGGCGCGCGACAAATACGCTGCGCTGAAACGCATCGTTGATTTCAACCCGGAGATCTTTGGCGTGGTTTTTTGCAAAACCAAGCTCGATACACAGGATGTTGCGGAACACCTGATTAAGGATGGCTACAACGCCGATGCGCTTCATGGCGATCTATCGCAGCAGCAGCGTGACAAGGTGATGCAGCGTTTCCGCGACCGGAGTATGCAGTTACTCATTGCAACTGATGTTGCTGCTCGTGGTATTGACGTGAACAACGTTACGCACGTGATAAACTATTCGCTGCCCGATGAGATAGAAAGTTACACGCACCGAAGCGGCCGGACTGGGCGTGCAGGTAAAACAGGTATTTCTATCTGCATTGTGAACTCTAAGGAGATCGGTAAGATCCGTCAGATTGAGCGGATTATCGGTAAGAAATTTACTAAAGCAGACCTTCCTACCGGATTTGATGTATGCGAAAAGCAATTGTTCGCCCTGGTGCATAAAGTACATAACGTAGAGGTGAATGAGAGCCAGATTGAGCAATATATCCCGCGTATCATGGATGAATTTGCCGAGTTAAGCAAGGAAGAGGTCATCAAGCGTTTCGCTTCACTGGAATTTAACAGATTCCTGGAGTATTATAAAAATGCACCTGATCTTAATTCAACTGATGCAGATCGTGGCGACCGTGTTGAGCGCGGCGAACGTTCGGACCGGGGCCGTAGGGCAAATGATGGTTATACACGTTTGTTTATTAACATCGGTTCTGTAGATGATCTGACCAGAGGCGATCTGTTATCATTTATCTGCAATAACGGTAAGATAAGCGGTAAGAGCGTGGGCAAGATAGACCTAAAAGGTGTATATTCTTTCTTCGAGGTTGAAGATTCGGCCGTTAGTGCATTATTCAACAACTTTAACGGCGTTGAATTTTCCGGGCGCGGCGTCAGGATCGAGCGGACCGGCGAAACTGAGGGCGGTAGCAGCAGAGGCCGGAGCGATCGCGGTGGCTATGGTGAAAGAAGAAGCAGCGGAAGACGTGACGGAGGAAGCAGAAGCGGAAGGCGTGATGGTGGAAGCGGAGGCGGATTCAGGGATTTCTCTGGCAAAAGTCGCGAGGAACGCAGCAGCGGACGACGCGATAGTGGAAAACGAAGATTTTAA
- a CDS encoding NAD(P)H-dependent glycerol-3-phosphate dehydrogenase has translation MVPKVAMVGGGSWATAIVKMLSDNFTEKEIYWWMRNPDAICHLQKYKHNPNYLSSVEVRIPGENISPDLSDIIGSADYVVLNVPAAFLKDTLAEIKAEQLQGKKIVSAIKGIVPDENQIIGEFLHHKYGVPYEDLLVISGPCHAEEVALEKLSYLTIAGLDTSLAARFSDLVSTRYIKTNISDDIFGTEYAAVLKNIYAVASGICHGVGYGDNFQAVLISNAIREIKRFVDAVHPISRDINESAYLGDLMVTAYSQFSRNRTFGNMIGKGYTVKSAQLEMNMIAEGYYAANCMHHINKKYKVDMPISRAVYAVLYEKHSPHIEMRLLTEQLS, from the coding sequence ATGGTGCCTAAAGTTGCAATGGTAGGTGGCGGAAGCTGGGCTACGGCAATCGTTAAGATGCTGTCAGACAACTTCACAGAAAAGGAAATTTACTGGTGGATGCGCAATCCAGACGCCATTTGTCACCTGCAGAAGTACAAACACAATCCAAACTATCTAAGTTCCGTAGAGGTCAGGATCCCAGGGGAAAACATATCCCCCGATCTGAGCGATATCATCGGCAGTGCCGATTATGTGGTGCTCAATGTGCCTGCGGCCTTCCTAAAAGATACGCTTGCAGAAATCAAAGCGGAGCAGCTTCAGGGAAAGAAGATTGTGTCTGCTATCAAAGGCATCGTGCCCGATGAAAACCAGATCATCGGCGAATTCCTGCATCATAAGTACGGAGTGCCTTATGAAGACCTGCTGGTTATAAGCGGGCCCTGTCACGCAGAAGAGGTCGCCCTCGAAAAACTCTCGTACCTGACTATTGCAGGCTTGGATACCAGCCTCGCCGCACGGTTTTCTGACCTGGTTTCGACCCGTTATATTAAGACAAACATTTCCGACGACATCTTTGGGACCGAATATGCAGCTGTGCTTAAGAATATTTATGCAGTGGCCAGTGGCATATGCCACGGTGTTGGGTATGGCGACAATTTTCAAGCTGTCCTTATTTCCAATGCCATACGTGAAATCAAGCGCTTTGTAGATGCCGTACATCCCATATCCAGAGACATCAATGAGTCGGCCTATCTTGGGGATTTGATGGTTACCGCCTACTCACAGTTTAGCCGTAACCGGACTTTCGGCAATATGATCGGTAAAGGGTACACCGTAAAATCTGCCCAGCTGGAGATGAATATGATCGCCGAGGGCTATTATGCGGCCAACTGTATGCATCACATCAACAAAAAATATAAAGTTGATATGCCTATCAGCCGGGCCGTCTACGCGGTACTCTATGAAAAGCACTCACCGCACATAGAAATGCGTCTGCTGACCGAGCAGTTAAGCTAA
- a CDS encoding efflux RND transporter periplasmic adaptor subunit, with protein sequence MKLKTILIVVGAILVLLVAAKFAGLIGGKKIEKVTAEQAAVRTVIETVTASGKIQPETEVKLSSEVSGEVTELLVKEGDVVKKGQLLIKVRPDVLQSGYDRAIALNSSQRASVAAAQQTLQQNQANFANAEATYKRNVELHGKKVISASEFDAAKAAYLSAKATLERSKAEVTAARFQLAQTSANVQEASANLAKATIFAPVDGVISKLSVELGDRILGTAQMAGTEIMRISNLSSMEVNVDVNENDINRVNVGDNALIEVDAFADQKFKGVVTEIASSSKDVGTAASTDQVTNFIVKVRILAESYSNLKQGAKDLPSPFRPGLSATVDIESESLKGLAIPIQAVFTDDGKKKNEPGKEENNNDSDQQKTRLTDKTIKQFVYILSNGTIKKTAVTTGIQDDQYIIVKTGLKAGQEVVTGPYSAIQNRLKDGDKVEKTTKDQLFAEPK encoded by the coding sequence ATGAAATTAAAGACCATATTGATCGTAGTAGGTGCAATTCTGGTACTGCTCGTAGCCGCTAAATTTGCCGGTCTCATCGGCGGAAAGAAGATCGAAAAGGTAACAGCAGAGCAAGCTGCTGTCAGAACCGTCATAGAAACCGTAACTGCGAGCGGTAAGATACAGCCGGAAACCGAGGTGAAGCTAAGTTCGGAAGTTTCCGGCGAGGTTACAGAACTCCTCGTGAAAGAGGGCGATGTGGTCAAGAAAGGCCAGTTGCTCATCAAAGTCAGGCCTGACGTCCTGCAATCTGGATACGACCGTGCAATAGCACTAAACAGTTCGCAACGGGCAAGCGTAGCTGCCGCACAGCAAACCTTACAGCAAAATCAGGCAAACTTCGCCAATGCAGAAGCTACGTATAAAAGAAACGTAGAACTGCACGGTAAGAAGGTGATCTCTGCGTCTGAGTTCGATGCGGCTAAAGCCGCCTATCTGAGTGCCAAGGCTACTCTGGAACGGTCCAAAGCGGAAGTAACCGCGGCCAGATTCCAGTTGGCCCAAACCAGTGCAAACGTTCAGGAAGCCAGTGCAAACCTTGCCAAGGCAACTATCTTTGCACCGGTCGATGGCGTCATATCCAAACTTTCCGTAGAACTGGGCGACCGTATCCTGGGTACTGCGCAAATGGCCGGAACGGAGATCATGCGCATATCTAACCTTTCTTCCATGGAAGTTAACGTAGATGTGAACGAGAACGATATCAACAGGGTTAACGTAGGCGATAATGCCCTCATTGAAGTTGATGCATTTGCCGATCAGAAGTTCAAGGGAGTGGTTACCGAAATCGCCAGCTCGTCTAAAGATGTGGGTACAGCTGCGTCGACCGACCAGGTTACCAATTTCATTGTGAAGGTCCGCATCCTGGCCGAGTCGTACAGCAATCTGAAACAGGGTGCCAAAGACCTGCCTTCACCTTTTCGCCCGGGTTTGTCGGCTACAGTCGATATCGAAAGCGAGTCTTTGAAAGGGCTGGCCATTCCCATACAAGCGGTATTTACAGATGATGGTAAAAAGAAGAATGAGCCAGGAAAAGAGGAAAATAACAACGATAGCGACCAGCAGAAAACACGGTTAACCGACAAGACGATCAAACAATTCGTGTACATTCTCAGCAATGGAACTATTAAGAAGACAGCGGTGACCACGGGCATACAAGACGATCAGTACATCATCGTCAAAACCGGACTTAAGGCGGGGCAAGAGGTCGTTACTGGTCCGTACTCGGCTATTCAAAACCGTTTAAAAGACGGAGACAAGGTCGAGAAAACTACTAAAGATCAGCTATTTGCCGAACCTAAGTAA